One window from the genome of Methanoculleus sp. 7T encodes:
- a CDS encoding NTP transferase domain-containing protein, which translates to MLVLIMAGGQGSRLRMGEKPLVTICGRPMLSYVIEAFESAGHEVVVVASHRTPYTKNWCRARGITLYDAEGLGYVEDIQAAAGDLAEEGTPFFTCVSDLPCLAPEIIAGVEDAWRRAGTPACSTWVPRDLYEEHGCRTQYTESVDGTPACPAGINILTAGGLDGPEEELRLLLHDRRLVFNINTREELARVQEYLCRKRIP; encoded by the coding sequence ATGCTTGTCCTGATCATGGCCGGGGGACAGGGGTCCCGGCTCCGGATGGGCGAGAAGCCGCTGGTCACCATCTGCGGGAGACCGATGCTCTCCTACGTCATCGAGGCCTTCGAATCTGCAGGGCATGAGGTGGTCGTGGTCGCCTCGCACCGGACACCCTACACCAAGAACTGGTGCCGGGCAAGGGGGATTACTCTTTATGATGCCGAGGGGCTCGGCTACGTCGAAGATATCCAGGCGGCCGCCGGGGATCTCGCAGAAGAGGGAACCCCGTTCTTCACCTGCGTCTCCGACCTTCCCTGCCTTGCGCCCGAGATCATCGCCGGCGTCGAGGACGCATGGCGCCGGGCTGGAACGCCGGCATGCTCCACGTGGGTTCCCCGAGACCTCTACGAAGAGCACGGCTGCCGCACGCAGTATACGGAGTCGGTCGACGGCACGCCGGCCTGCCCGGCCGGGATTAACATCCTGACGGCGGGCGGCCTCGACGGCCCTGAGGAGGAACTGCGGCTCCTCCTGCACGACCGGAGACTTGTCTTCAACATCAACACGCGCGAGGAACTTGCGCGGGTGCAGGAGTACCTCTGCCGGAAGCGGATCCCGTAG
- a CDS encoding ornithine cyclodeaminase, nickel-pincer nucleotide-dependent, with product MESCREIELEGHIIDSGIMTLVFDKIMDMGGEFEILTFNVGKLKTDTSYARLRVTAHTDPQLDAILSELHRLGARTPEISDVTLVPAEGDRILPKGFYSTTNHLTFVKYLDEWLPVEHIEMDCHIVVDEKEHRAYCRPISKIKAGDAVVVSEAGVRVVYPERPRKVSTFEFMHGTVSSERPSEAIIAKIAREILEMKRDGEKIALVGGPAIVHTGAAGALAKMIREGYIDVLFAGNALATHDIESNLFGTSLGMNIKTGTLVTGGHKHHIYAISEIMRAGSIKDAVDKEVVTGGIMYECVKKNIPFVLAGSIRDDGPLPDTITDVVVAQDTMRRHLQDVGMVLMVGTLLHSIAVGNCLPSYVKTVCVDINPASVTKLMDRGTTQAIGVVSDAGTFLPLLAKQLEEQKKC from the coding sequence ATGGAATCCTGCCGGGAAATCGAACTAGAGGGTCATATCATCGATTCAGGTATCATGACCCTGGTGTTCGACAAGATCATGGATATGGGAGGGGAATTCGAGATCCTCACATTCAATGTCGGGAAGCTGAAGACGGACACAAGTTACGCACGCCTGCGCGTGACTGCCCACACCGACCCGCAACTCGACGCCATCCTCTCCGAACTGCACCGGCTCGGCGCACGCACGCCCGAGATCAGCGACGTCACCCTCGTACCGGCAGAGGGCGACCGGATCCTCCCGAAGGGGTTCTACTCGACCACTAACCATCTGACGTTCGTGAAATACCTGGACGAATGGCTGCCTGTCGAGCACATCGAGATGGACTGCCACATCGTGGTCGATGAGAAGGAACATCGGGCGTACTGCAGACCGATATCGAAGATAAAGGCCGGCGATGCCGTCGTCGTCAGTGAGGCCGGGGTGCGTGTGGTCTACCCGGAGCGGCCGCGGAAGGTCAGCACGTTCGAGTTCATGCACGGGACCGTCTCGTCGGAGCGGCCGAGCGAGGCGATCATCGCGAAGATTGCCCGCGAGATCCTGGAGATGAAGCGGGATGGGGAGAAGATCGCGCTCGTCGGCGGCCCGGCAATCGTCCACACCGGGGCGGCAGGAGCACTTGCAAAGATGATACGCGAGGGCTACATCGATGTGCTCTTTGCAGGAAACGCTCTTGCCACCCACGATATCGAGTCGAACCTCTTCGGCACGTCTCTTGGGATGAACATCAAGACGGGAACGCTCGTCACCGGCGGGCACAAGCACCACATCTATGCCATCAGCGAGATCATGCGGGCGGGGTCCATCAAGGACGCGGTCGACAAGGAGGTCGTCACTGGCGGGATCATGTACGAGTGCGTGAAGAAGAACATCCCGTTCGTGCTCGCCGGCTCCATCCGGGACGACGGCCCGCTCCCCGACACCATCACGGACGTCGTCGTGGCGCAGGATACCATGCGCCGTCATCTCCAAGATGTCGGGATGGTGCTGATGGTCGGGACGCTCCTCCACTCCATCGCAGTCGGGAACTGTCTCCCTTCCTACGTCAAGACCGTCTGCGTCGATATCAACCCTGCATCGGTGACG